The nucleotide sequence TCCCCCATAATGTTCCTTTTGTCCTGTTAGGGATTGGGATGTTGTGGTTTGGCTGGTTTGGCTTTAATGCGGGTAGTGCTTTGGGTGCTGGTTCTTTAGCGACTGTTGCTTTTGTCGCCACCATGGTCTCAACATCAGCCGGAGGGTTAACTTGGGCTTTGGTGGAATGGTATTTACGCGGTAAACCCACAGCCGTTGGTACTGCTAGTGGTTTCTTAGCAGGATTAGTGGGTGTGACTCCCGCCGCCGGATTTGTTACCCCCGTTGGTGCAATTTTAATCGGTTCCATCACAGCCGTTTGCTGTTTCTATGCGGTGAGTTGGCGGGTGAAATTGGAATTTGATGATTCCTTAGATACCTATTCGGTTCATGGCGTCGGTGGAACCATTGGTGCTATTTTAACCGGAGTTTTTGCAACAAAAAGTGTGAATCCAGCCGGGTTTGATGGACTGCTATATGGAAATCCAGGACAATTAATCCCTCAAATTGTTGGGGTACTGGCGACTTACATTTTTGCTGCTGTTGGAACTTTTGTAATTGTCAAGATTCTTGGTTCTCTGATGGAATTGCGTGTTAAATCGATGGTCGAAGAACAAAGTCTGGATGTTGATCAACACGGTGAAGAAGGTTATGGTGAAGACTTTGCTTCTGGCTTGAGTTTTGCTACCGAAACCTTTTCGAGAAAAGAAGGTTAGAGCAATTTACAATTCAAAACCATTAATTGATAAATCAGGTTTTTGACCCATCAGAAGGGAGTAAAAACCTGTTTTTTTGTATTATAATAGGAATCAAAGAGGAAAAGATTTCATGTTACTTTTGATTCCAATCCTCACCCCCAGGTAAGTTGCAAAACTCATCATCAATCACATCTCGCAAACCTTCAGTGGAATAATTATAGGTCAAAGAAATTAATCTTTTCGCTGTATTGATCACCTCAACTTTATCGACCATTTGACGTAATTGATTCGGCTTATAAATCCCTGCTTGTACTTCCACACTAGCTTCAAAGATAGCATCTTTAAAGGCATTTTCTAAATCATTATCCCACTCATTAATTTTAATATAATAAGATGTTTTATTAGGCTTAAGATTCAATCGTTGGATTTTTAAGATAGAATCTCTAATAGAAGCCACCCAAGAATTGGTTAGACGTTGTTCGACTTGATTTTTAATTAAATGCACTAATAACCGGACTAAAAAACTTTCAATTTTTTGTAAAATTTGCTCTTTACTCATCCATTCCCATTCATCTATGATCGCTAAAGCATCGTCATATCGACCTTCTATAATACTTTGTTTTAAATCCATTAATTCTTGACTCATAAATTAATCTCTCAATATTAAAAAACTTGGTCATTTAAACACTCACTTCAGCAATGAAAGCATCTAAGATAGCTGATTGTTTTTCTAAAACCTCCTCGCCAAACATTTCAATATGACAACGAATTGCAGAATTAACATCGACTAAAGCATCTTGATACGTCTCTCCTTCCCCAACAACAACACCTTTAATTCCTAAAGGATAAGCAATATAACCATCAGAATGTTTTTCAACAATAATTTTAATAGATTTCATAATCTTAAAGGTTTAAATCAATTAATTTTTATTTATTAGAAACCAGGTTTCTTTGAGAAACCTGGATTTCTAGTTTGGCTTTCACAACACCAATTTTACTCCCTAGTGAATAAATTCTTTTTTAATGTCTTCAAGTGATAGGGTTTTTTTCGATTTAAACTCATTTCTGGAATTTTGAATAATTTCTAAAAATTCTTGATTCGTACTTAATACTAAAGATTCAGGATCAACTCCTTCTAAAGAAACAACGGCTGCAACGGCTTTTCCATTAACTGTTAAAACAATGGTTTCCTGACTAAATTCTTCAGCATAAGCTGATAAAGATTGGGATGCTGTTGAAAGTTCAATCGTTTTCATTTAAGTTTTACCTCTTGAAAATAAATAGATTAGAAACCGGGTTTCTGAGAGAAACCCGGTTTCTGTTTCTAGTGTTTAAAACGTTCCTGCTAACGCCTCAACACACCGTTCACAAATTGTAGGATCATCTTTTGATTCTCCAACATGAACCGAATAATTCCAACAGCGATCGCATTTTTCCCCATCCGCTTTCACAACACCAATTCCCAAACCTTCTAACTGTTGACAATACTGTAACCCGTTTAAAGCTTCAGAAGTTTCTAACAGTTCAACCTGGGAACAGATGAATAAATATCGTAATTCATCAACCCCATTATTTTCTTTTAATGCAGTTGTTTTGGGGTTCATTTGTTGCAGTTGTTGACGCAAATTCTCATCCGCCACAAATAACAACACTTTTGCTTCTAAAGATGCGCCAATCATTTTGTCTTGACGGGCTTTTTCTAAAACTACATTAACTTCACTACGGATTTGTCGTAACTGTTGCCATAACGCCCCTAATTCGGGCTTCTCCCAGTGTTTTTCTAACGTGACCCAACCCGCTTCAAACACCGATTTGTGGGGCGTAGAATAGGGGAGATTTTGCCAAATATCTTCCGCCATGTGACATAATACAGGAGCGATCGCTTTTGCCAAATTTTCTAACGCCACCGCTAAGACCGTTTGACAACTGCGACGCCGAAATCCATCAGCCCCACTAATATATAAGCGATCTTTGGCAATATCTAAATAGAAATTCGACAAATCCACGACACAGAAATTCTGAATCACCTGGAAGAATCGGAAGAATTGATAACTTTCAAAGGCTTCCGTTACCTCCGTAAATACCTCCGTAATCCGGTGAAGCATATATTGATCTAAATCCGGTAATTCTTCGTATTTAACGCTATCTTTACTCGGATCAAAATCATGCAAATTTCCTAATAAAAATCGGGCAGTATTTCTAATTTTCCGGTAAACATCCGCCATCTGTTTGAGGATATTTTTCCCCAGAGGAACATCAGAGGAATAGTCCACCGATGACACCCACAACCGTAGAATATCAGCGCCATAGGGAGGTTCCTGCTGTTGGTTTTTACCCCCTTCAATCACAATCGCTGGATCAACCACATTTCCCAAGGATTTACTCATTTTCATCCCCTTTTCATCGAGAACAAATCCATGAGTTAAAACCGTTTTATAGGGAGCGTGACCATAATTAGCCACACTGGTTAATAAACTCGATTGAAACCAGCCCCGATGTTGATCAGAACCTTCTAAATACATATCGGCTGGATAGTGTAATTCTGGGCGTTGATTCGCCACCGCCGCCCAGGAAGAACCGGAATCAAACCACACATCCATTGTGTCGGTTCCCTTGCGGTAAGTCTTACCATTATTGCGGTATTCTTCGGGTAATAATTCTTCAACCGATAACTCCCACCAAGCATCCGAACCTTTTTCAGCAATAATCGTTTGAACGTGATTAATCGTGCTTTCATTTAATAGCGGTTCGTTGGTTTCTTCCTCATAGAAAACCGGAATCGGAACCCCCCAACTTCGTTGTCGAGAAATACACCAATCACTGCGATCTGCCACCATAGAAGTAATCCGATTTTCCCCTTGGGCGG is from Planktothrix sp. FACHB-1365 and encodes:
- a CDS encoding DUF29 family protein; the protein is MSQELMDLKQSIIEGRYDDALAIIDEWEWMSKEQILQKIESFLVRLLVHLIKNQVEQRLTNSWVASIRDSILKIQRLNLKPNKTSYYIKINEWDNDLENAFKDAIFEASVEVQAGIYKPNQLRQMVDKVEVINTAKRLISLTYNYSTEGLRDVIDDEFCNLPGGEDWNQK
- a CDS encoding type II toxin-antitoxin system HicB family antitoxin, which codes for MKSIKIIVEKHSDGYIAYPLGIKGVVVGEGETYQDALVDVNSAIRCHIEMFGEEVLEKQSAILDAFIAEVSV
- a CDS encoding type II toxin-antitoxin system Phd/YefM family antitoxin gives rise to the protein MKTIELSTASQSLSAYAEEFSQETIVLTVNGKAVAAVVSLEGVDPESLVLSTNQEFLEIIQNSRNEFKSKKTLSLEDIKKEFIH
- the ileS gene encoding isoleucine--tRNA ligase — its product is MTEAKSYKDTVNLPQTKFDMRANAVKREPEIQEFWAEQEIYQRLSENNPGELFILHDGPPYANGALHIGHALNKILKDIINRYQILQGRKVRYVPGWDCHGLPIELKVLQNMKAGEREQLTPLTLRYKARDFALQTVEQQKAGFKRYGVWGDWEHPYLTLKPEYEAAQIGVFGKMVLEGYIYRGHKPVHWSPSSKTALAEAELEYPEGHVSRSLFAAFKLLTVAEPLRELFTPFLSELGVAIWTTTPWTIPGNLAVAVNPALNYAVVEVGESEKPTAFKYLIVAEDLAEQLSTTLGYPLTVKATFKGKDLEHSTYKHPLFERESPVVIGGDYITTESGTGLVHTAPGHGQEDYIVGQKYGLPILSPVDDHGNFTSEAGKFEGLNVLGEGNGAIVEALTEVNSLLKEEPYQHKYPYDWRTKKPTIFRATEQWFASVEGFRDAALKAISEVQWIPAQGENRITSMVADRSDWCISRQRSWGVPIPVFYEEETNEPLLNESTINHVQTIIAEKGSDAWWELSVEELLPEEYRNNGKTYRKGTDTMDVWFDSGSSWAAVANQRPELHYPADMYLEGSDQHRGWFQSSLLTSVANYGHAPYKTVLTHGFVLDEKGMKMSKSLGNVVDPAIVIEGGKNQQQEPPYGADILRLWVSSVDYSSDVPLGKNILKQMADVYRKIRNTARFLLGNLHDFDPSKDSVKYEELPDLDQYMLHRITEVFTEVTEAFESYQFFRFFQVIQNFCVVDLSNFYLDIAKDRLYISGADGFRRRSCQTVLAVALENLAKAIAPVLCHMAEDIWQNLPYSTPHKSVFEAGWVTLEKHWEKPELGALWQQLRQIRSEVNVVLEKARQDKMIGASLEAKVLLFVADENLRQQLQQMNPKTTALKENNGVDELRYLFICSQVELLETSEALNGLQYCQQLEGLGIGVVKADGEKCDRCWNYSVHVGESKDDPTICERCVEALAGTF